The Globicephala melas chromosome 13, mGloMel1.2, whole genome shotgun sequence genome includes a region encoding these proteins:
- the ARVCF gene encoding splicing regulator ARVCF isoform X2, protein MEDCNVHSAASILASVKEQEARFERLTRALEQERRHVALQLERAQQPGMGSSGVGSGQPLSMAWQQLVLQEQSPGSQASLAMMPEAPEVLEETVTVEEDPGTPTSHVSIVTSEDGTTRRTETKVTKTVKTVTTRTVRQVPVGPDGLPLLDGGHPLGPFTDGPLDRHLLLRGGGPAATLSRTCLGSGGGFPDEPRDVPSYGSLSRGLGVRPPRGGPLGPGPGDGCFTLPSRREAFPAGPEPGPPAGRSQPERFQAEPYGLEDDTRSLAAEDEGGPELEADCGTAARRRPDCGRGLRTRAYEDVADDGGELMEERPPFPATTAPLAQPEHGSLGSLDRAVRRSPSVDSARKEPRWRDPELPEVLAMLRHPVDPVKANAAAYLQHLCFENEGVKRRVRQLRGLPLLVALLDHPRAEVRRRACGALRNLSYGRDADNKAAIRDCGGVPALVRLLRAARDSEVRELVTGTLWNLSSYEPLKMVIIDHGLQTLTHEVIVPHSGWEPEPNEDSKPRDAEWTTVFKNTSGCLRNVSSDGAEARRRLRECEGLVDALLHALQSAVGRKDTDNKSVENCVCIVRNLSYHVHKEVPGADRYQEAEPRPPGSAMGAQRRRREDAGCFGGKKAKEWFHEGKRDGEMDRNFDTLDLPKRTEAAKGFELLYQPEVVRLYLSLLTESRNFNTLEAAAGALQNLSAGNWVWATYIRATVRKERGLPVLVELLQSETDKVVRAVAIALRNLSLDRRNKDLIGSYAMAELVRNVRSAQAPAQPGACLEEDTVVAVLNTIHEIVSDSLDNARSLLQARGVPALVALGASSQSVREAKAASHVLQTVWSYKELRGALQRDGWTKARFQSGSANAKGPKAPPSPGGLDDSTLPLVDKSLDGEKPGSRDVIPMEALGPDGYSAVDRRECRARGSEPAGEASEKESLKPDPGRKVPPPGPSRPAVRLVDAVGDAKPQPVDSWV, encoded by the exons ATGGAGGACTGCAACGTGCACTCGGCTGCCAGCATCCTGGCCTCAGTGAAGGAGCAGGAGGCCCGCTTCGAGCGGCTGACACGGGCATTGGAGCAGGAACGGCGCCATGTTGCCCTGCAGCTGGAGCGTGCCCAGCAGCCTGGCATGGGCAGCAGTGGCGTGGGCAGTGGGCAGCCCTTGTCGATGGCCTGGCAACAGCTTGTCCTGCAG GAGCAGAGCCCAGGCAGCCAGGCCTCTTTGGCCATGATGCCGGAGGCGCCTGAGGTGCTGGAGGAGACAGTGACGGTGGAGGAGGACCCTGGCACCCCCACCTCCCATGTGTCCATCGTCACATCGGAAGATGGCACCACTCGTCGCACTGAGACCAAG GTCACCAAGACAGTCAAGACGGTGACCACTCGAACAGTGCGCCAGGTGCCCGTGGGCCCTGATGGCCTCCCCCTGCTGGACGGTGGCCACCCACTGGGCCCCTTCACCGATGGCCCCCTGGACCGACACTTGCTGCTGCGCGGGGGTGGCCCGGCAGCCACTCTCTCCCGCACCTGCCTTGGCAGCGGAGGCGGCTTTCCTGATGAGCCCCGCGACGTCCCCAGCTATGGCAGCCTGTCCCGCGGGCTGGGTGTGCGGCCTCCGCGCGGAGGTCCCCTGGGCCCAGGCCCTGGTGATGGCTGCTTCACGCTGCCCAGCCGCCGGGAGGCCTTCCCCGCGGGCCCTGAGCCTGGGCCACCAGCCGGCCGCTCCCAGCCCGAGCGGTTCCAGGCAGAGCCGTATGGCTTGGAGGACGACACTCGCAGCCTGGCTGCTGAGGACGAGGGGGGCCCGGAGCTGGAGGCTGACTGTGGCACAGCCGCACGGAGGAGGCCAGACTGTGGGCGGGGCCTGCGCACCAG GGCCTACGAGGACGTGGCGGACGATGGCGGTGAGCTGATGGAGGAGCGGCCCCCCTTCCCAGCCACGACGGCGCCCCTGGCCCAGCCAGAACATGGCAGCCTGGGCAGCCTGGACCGGGCAGTGCGGCGCTCACCCTCGGTGGACAGTGCCCGCAAGGAGCCGCGCTGGCGGGACCCCGAGCTGCCCGAGGTGCTGGCCATGCTGCGGCACCCCGTGGACCCCGTGAAGGCCAACGCGGCCGCCTACCTGCAGCACCTGTGCTTTGAGAACGAGGGTGTCAAGCGCCGCGTGCGGCAGCTGCGGGGGCTGCCGCTGCTTGTGGCCCTGCTGGACCACCCGCGGGCGGAGGTGCGGCGCCGGGCCTGTGGGGCACTGCGGAACCTCTCGTATGGCAGGGATGCTGACAACAAGGCCGCCATCCGGGACTGCGGTGGAGTGCCTGCCCTGGTGCGCCTGCTGCGGGCTGCCCGGGACAGCGAGGTCCGCGAGCTCGTCACAG GCACACTCTGGAACCTGTCGTCCTACGAACCCCTGAAGATGGTCATCATTGACCACGGCCTGCAGACGCTGACCCATGAGGTCATTGTGCCACACTCGGGCTGGGAGCCAGAGCCCAACGAAGACTCCAAGCCACGGGATGCTGAGTGGACGACTGTCTTCAAGAACACATCAGGCTGCTTGAG GAATGTGAGCTCAGATGGTGCAGAGGCCCGGCGGCGACTCCGTGAGTGTGAGGGGCTGGTGGACGCACTCCTGCACGCCCTGCAGTCGGCCGTGGGCAGGAAGGACACGGACAACAAG TCAGTGGAGAACTGCGTGTGCATCGTGCGGAACCTCTCCTACCACGTGCACAAGGAGGTGCCGGGGGCTGACAGGTACCAGGAGGCCGAGCCCAGGCCCCCGGGCAGTGCCATGGGTGCCCAGCGCCGGAGGAGGGAGGACGCCGGCTGCTTTGGTGGCAAGAAGGCCAAAG AGTGGTTCCATGAAG GGAAGAGGGATGGTGAGATGGACCGGAACTTTGACACTCTGGACCTACCCAAGCGGACTGAGGCTGCCAAAG GCTTCGAGCTGCTGTACCAGCCCGAGGTAGTGCGTCTCTACCTGTCCCTCCTGACGGAGAGTCGGAACTTCAACACTCTGGAGGCCGCAGCCGGTGCCCTGCAGAACCTCAGTGCCGGCAACTGGGTG TGGGCCACGTACATCCGCGCCACAGTGCGCAAGGAGCGCGGGCTGCCGGTGCTGGTGGAGCTGCTGCAGTCGGAGACCGACAAGGTGGTGCGCGCCGTCGCCATCGCCCTGCGCAACCTCTCGCTGGACCGGCGCAACAAGGACCTCATCG GGAGCTACGCCATGGCCGAGCTCGTGCGAAATGTGCGCAGCGCGCAGGCACCTGCGCAGCCCGGGGCCTGTCTGGAGGAGGACACAGTGGTGGCCGTGCTCAACACCATCCACGAGATCGTGTCTGACAGCCTGGACAACGCGCGCTCGCTGCTGCAGGCCCGCGGCGTGCCTGCGCTGGTGGCACTTGGCGCCtccag CCAATCGGTGCGCGAGGCGAAGGCCgcatcccacgtgctgcagacgGTGTGGAGTTACAAGGAGCTGCGTGGTGCTCTGCAGAGGGACGGCTGGACCAAGGCGCGCTTCCAG TCGGGTTCTGCTAATGCCAAGGGCCCCAAGGCACCACCGAGTCCCGGAGGCTTGGACGATAGCACACTGCCGCTGGTGGACAAGAGCCTGG ACGGTGAGAAGCCAGGCAGCCGGGACGTGATCCCCATGGAGGCGCTTGGCCCAG ATGGATACTCCGCCGTTGACCGGAGGGAGTGCAGGGCTCGAGGCAGTGAGCCTGCAGGGGAGGCCTCTGAGAAGGAATCGTTGAAA CCCGACCCCGGCAGGAAGGTTCCTCCTCCCGGGCCCAGCAGACCCGCAGTCAGGCTGGTGGACGCCGTGGGGGACGCTAAGCCTCAGCCTGTTGACTCCTGGGTCTAG
- the ARVCF gene encoding splicing regulator ARVCF isoform X4 codes for MPAELRQEQSPGSQASLAMMPEAPEVLEETVTVEEDPGTPTSHVSIVTSEDGTTRRTETKVTKTVKTVTTRTVRQVPVGPDGLPLLDGGHPLGPFTDGPLDRHLLLRGGGPAATLSRTCLGSGGGFPDEPRDVPSYGSLSRGLGVRPPRGGPLGPGPGDGCFTLPSRREAFPAGPEPGPPAGRSQPERFQAEPYGLEDDTRSLAAEDEGGPELEADCGTAARRRPDCGRGLRTRAYEDVADDGGELMEERPPFPATTAPLAQPEHGSLGSLDRAVRRSPSVDSARKEPRWRDPELPEVLAMLRHPVDPVKANAAAYLQHLCFENEGVKRRVRQLRGLPLLVALLDHPRAEVRRRACGALRNLSYGRDADNKAAIRDCGGVPALVRLLRAARDSEVRELVTGTLWNLSSYEPLKMVIIDHGLQTLTHEVIVPHSGWEPEPNEDSKPRDAEWTTVFKNTSGCLRNVSSDGAEARRRLRECEGLVDALLHALQSAVGRKDTDNKSVENCVCIVRNLSYHVHKEVPGADRYQEAEPRPPGSAMGAQRRRREDAGCFGGKKAKEEWFHEGKRDGEMDRNFDTLDLPKRTEAAKGFELLYQPEVVRLYLSLLTESRNFNTLEAAAGALQNLSAGNWVWATYIRATVRKERGLPVLVELLQSETDKVVRAVAIALRNLSLDRRNKDLIGSYAMAELVRNVRSAQAPAQPGACLEEDTVVAVLNTIHEIVSDSLDNARSLLQARGVPALVALGASSQSVREAKAASHVLQTVWSYKELRGALQRDGWTKARFQSGSANAKGPKAPPSPGGLDDSTLPLVDKSLDGEKPGSRDVIPMEALGPDGYSAVDRRECRARGSEPAGEASEKESLKPDPGRKVPPPGPSRPAVRLVDAVGDAKPQPVDSWV; via the exons ATGCCGGCCGAACTCAGACAG GAGCAGAGCCCAGGCAGCCAGGCCTCTTTGGCCATGATGCCGGAGGCGCCTGAGGTGCTGGAGGAGACAGTGACGGTGGAGGAGGACCCTGGCACCCCCACCTCCCATGTGTCCATCGTCACATCGGAAGATGGCACCACTCGTCGCACTGAGACCAAG GTCACCAAGACAGTCAAGACGGTGACCACTCGAACAGTGCGCCAGGTGCCCGTGGGCCCTGATGGCCTCCCCCTGCTGGACGGTGGCCACCCACTGGGCCCCTTCACCGATGGCCCCCTGGACCGACACTTGCTGCTGCGCGGGGGTGGCCCGGCAGCCACTCTCTCCCGCACCTGCCTTGGCAGCGGAGGCGGCTTTCCTGATGAGCCCCGCGACGTCCCCAGCTATGGCAGCCTGTCCCGCGGGCTGGGTGTGCGGCCTCCGCGCGGAGGTCCCCTGGGCCCAGGCCCTGGTGATGGCTGCTTCACGCTGCCCAGCCGCCGGGAGGCCTTCCCCGCGGGCCCTGAGCCTGGGCCACCAGCCGGCCGCTCCCAGCCCGAGCGGTTCCAGGCAGAGCCGTATGGCTTGGAGGACGACACTCGCAGCCTGGCTGCTGAGGACGAGGGGGGCCCGGAGCTGGAGGCTGACTGTGGCACAGCCGCACGGAGGAGGCCAGACTGTGGGCGGGGCCTGCGCACCAG GGCCTACGAGGACGTGGCGGACGATGGCGGTGAGCTGATGGAGGAGCGGCCCCCCTTCCCAGCCACGACGGCGCCCCTGGCCCAGCCAGAACATGGCAGCCTGGGCAGCCTGGACCGGGCAGTGCGGCGCTCACCCTCGGTGGACAGTGCCCGCAAGGAGCCGCGCTGGCGGGACCCCGAGCTGCCCGAGGTGCTGGCCATGCTGCGGCACCCCGTGGACCCCGTGAAGGCCAACGCGGCCGCCTACCTGCAGCACCTGTGCTTTGAGAACGAGGGTGTCAAGCGCCGCGTGCGGCAGCTGCGGGGGCTGCCGCTGCTTGTGGCCCTGCTGGACCACCCGCGGGCGGAGGTGCGGCGCCGGGCCTGTGGGGCACTGCGGAACCTCTCGTATGGCAGGGATGCTGACAACAAGGCCGCCATCCGGGACTGCGGTGGAGTGCCTGCCCTGGTGCGCCTGCTGCGGGCTGCCCGGGACAGCGAGGTCCGCGAGCTCGTCACAG GCACACTCTGGAACCTGTCGTCCTACGAACCCCTGAAGATGGTCATCATTGACCACGGCCTGCAGACGCTGACCCATGAGGTCATTGTGCCACACTCGGGCTGGGAGCCAGAGCCCAACGAAGACTCCAAGCCACGGGATGCTGAGTGGACGACTGTCTTCAAGAACACATCAGGCTGCTTGAG GAATGTGAGCTCAGATGGTGCAGAGGCCCGGCGGCGACTCCGTGAGTGTGAGGGGCTGGTGGACGCACTCCTGCACGCCCTGCAGTCGGCCGTGGGCAGGAAGGACACGGACAACAAG TCAGTGGAGAACTGCGTGTGCATCGTGCGGAACCTCTCCTACCACGTGCACAAGGAGGTGCCGGGGGCTGACAGGTACCAGGAGGCCGAGCCCAGGCCCCCGGGCAGTGCCATGGGTGCCCAGCGCCGGAGGAGGGAGGACGCCGGCTGCTTTGGTGGCAAGAAGGCCAAAG AAGAGTGGTTCCATGAAG GGAAGAGGGATGGTGAGATGGACCGGAACTTTGACACTCTGGACCTACCCAAGCGGACTGAGGCTGCCAAAG GCTTCGAGCTGCTGTACCAGCCCGAGGTAGTGCGTCTCTACCTGTCCCTCCTGACGGAGAGTCGGAACTTCAACACTCTGGAGGCCGCAGCCGGTGCCCTGCAGAACCTCAGTGCCGGCAACTGGGTG TGGGCCACGTACATCCGCGCCACAGTGCGCAAGGAGCGCGGGCTGCCGGTGCTGGTGGAGCTGCTGCAGTCGGAGACCGACAAGGTGGTGCGCGCCGTCGCCATCGCCCTGCGCAACCTCTCGCTGGACCGGCGCAACAAGGACCTCATCG GGAGCTACGCCATGGCCGAGCTCGTGCGAAATGTGCGCAGCGCGCAGGCACCTGCGCAGCCCGGGGCCTGTCTGGAGGAGGACACAGTGGTGGCCGTGCTCAACACCATCCACGAGATCGTGTCTGACAGCCTGGACAACGCGCGCTCGCTGCTGCAGGCCCGCGGCGTGCCTGCGCTGGTGGCACTTGGCGCCtccag CCAATCGGTGCGCGAGGCGAAGGCCgcatcccacgtgctgcagacgGTGTGGAGTTACAAGGAGCTGCGTGGTGCTCTGCAGAGGGACGGCTGGACCAAGGCGCGCTTCCAG TCGGGTTCTGCTAATGCCAAGGGCCCCAAGGCACCACCGAGTCCCGGAGGCTTGGACGATAGCACACTGCCGCTGGTGGACAAGAGCCTGG ACGGTGAGAAGCCAGGCAGCCGGGACGTGATCCCCATGGAGGCGCTTGGCCCAG ATGGATACTCCGCCGTTGACCGGAGGGAGTGCAGGGCTCGAGGCAGTGAGCCTGCAGGGGAGGCCTCTGAGAAGGAATCGTTGAAA CCCGACCCCGGCAGGAAGGTTCCTCCTCCCGGGCCCAGCAGACCCGCAGTCAGGCTGGTGGACGCCGTGGGGGACGCTAAGCCTCAGCCTGTTGACTCCTGGGTCTAG
- the ARVCF gene encoding splicing regulator ARVCF isoform X5, giving the protein MPAELRQEQSPGSQASLAMMPEAPEVLEETVTVEEDPGTPTSHVSIVTSEDGTTRRTETKVTKTVKTVTTRTVRQVPVGPDGLPLLDGGHPLGPFTDGPLDRHLLLRGGGPAATLSRTCLGSGGGFPDEPRDVPSYGSLSRGLGVRPPRGGPLGPGPGDGCFTLPSRREAFPAGPEPGPPAGRSQPERFQAEPYGLEDDTRSLAAEDEGGPELEADCGTAARRRPDCGRGLRTRAYEDVADDGGELMEERPPFPATTAPLAQPEHGSLGSLDRAVRRSPSVDSARKEPRWRDPELPEVLAMLRHPVDPVKANAAAYLQHLCFENEGVKRRVRQLRGLPLLVALLDHPRAEVRRRACGALRNLSYGRDADNKAAIRDCGGVPALVRLLRAARDSEVRELVTGTLWNLSSYEPLKMVIIDHGLQTLTHEVIVPHSGWEPEPNEDSKPRDAEWTTVFKNTSGCLRNVSSDGAEARRRLRECEGLVDALLHALQSAVGRKDTDNKSVENCVCIVRNLSYHVHKEVPGADRYQEAEPRPPGSAMGAQRRRREDAGCFGGKKAKGKRDGEMDRNFDTLDLPKRTEAAKGFELLYQPEVVRLYLSLLTESRNFNTLEAAAGALQNLSAGNWVWATYIRATVRKERGLPVLVELLQSETDKVVRAVAIALRNLSLDRRNKDLIGSYAMAELVRNVRSAQAPAQPGACLEEDTVVAVLNTIHEIVSDSLDNARSLLQARGVPALVALGASSQSVREAKAASHVLQTVWSYKELRGALQRDGWTKARFQSGSANAKGPKAPPSPGGLDDSTLPLVDKSLDGEKPGSRDVIPMEALGPDGYSAVDRRECRARGSEPAGEASEKESLKPDPGRKVPPPGPSRPAVRLVDAVGDAKPQPVDSWV; this is encoded by the exons ATGCCGGCCGAACTCAGACAG GAGCAGAGCCCAGGCAGCCAGGCCTCTTTGGCCATGATGCCGGAGGCGCCTGAGGTGCTGGAGGAGACAGTGACGGTGGAGGAGGACCCTGGCACCCCCACCTCCCATGTGTCCATCGTCACATCGGAAGATGGCACCACTCGTCGCACTGAGACCAAG GTCACCAAGACAGTCAAGACGGTGACCACTCGAACAGTGCGCCAGGTGCCCGTGGGCCCTGATGGCCTCCCCCTGCTGGACGGTGGCCACCCACTGGGCCCCTTCACCGATGGCCCCCTGGACCGACACTTGCTGCTGCGCGGGGGTGGCCCGGCAGCCACTCTCTCCCGCACCTGCCTTGGCAGCGGAGGCGGCTTTCCTGATGAGCCCCGCGACGTCCCCAGCTATGGCAGCCTGTCCCGCGGGCTGGGTGTGCGGCCTCCGCGCGGAGGTCCCCTGGGCCCAGGCCCTGGTGATGGCTGCTTCACGCTGCCCAGCCGCCGGGAGGCCTTCCCCGCGGGCCCTGAGCCTGGGCCACCAGCCGGCCGCTCCCAGCCCGAGCGGTTCCAGGCAGAGCCGTATGGCTTGGAGGACGACACTCGCAGCCTGGCTGCTGAGGACGAGGGGGGCCCGGAGCTGGAGGCTGACTGTGGCACAGCCGCACGGAGGAGGCCAGACTGTGGGCGGGGCCTGCGCACCAG GGCCTACGAGGACGTGGCGGACGATGGCGGTGAGCTGATGGAGGAGCGGCCCCCCTTCCCAGCCACGACGGCGCCCCTGGCCCAGCCAGAACATGGCAGCCTGGGCAGCCTGGACCGGGCAGTGCGGCGCTCACCCTCGGTGGACAGTGCCCGCAAGGAGCCGCGCTGGCGGGACCCCGAGCTGCCCGAGGTGCTGGCCATGCTGCGGCACCCCGTGGACCCCGTGAAGGCCAACGCGGCCGCCTACCTGCAGCACCTGTGCTTTGAGAACGAGGGTGTCAAGCGCCGCGTGCGGCAGCTGCGGGGGCTGCCGCTGCTTGTGGCCCTGCTGGACCACCCGCGGGCGGAGGTGCGGCGCCGGGCCTGTGGGGCACTGCGGAACCTCTCGTATGGCAGGGATGCTGACAACAAGGCCGCCATCCGGGACTGCGGTGGAGTGCCTGCCCTGGTGCGCCTGCTGCGGGCTGCCCGGGACAGCGAGGTCCGCGAGCTCGTCACAG GCACACTCTGGAACCTGTCGTCCTACGAACCCCTGAAGATGGTCATCATTGACCACGGCCTGCAGACGCTGACCCATGAGGTCATTGTGCCACACTCGGGCTGGGAGCCAGAGCCCAACGAAGACTCCAAGCCACGGGATGCTGAGTGGACGACTGTCTTCAAGAACACATCAGGCTGCTTGAG GAATGTGAGCTCAGATGGTGCAGAGGCCCGGCGGCGACTCCGTGAGTGTGAGGGGCTGGTGGACGCACTCCTGCACGCCCTGCAGTCGGCCGTGGGCAGGAAGGACACGGACAACAAG TCAGTGGAGAACTGCGTGTGCATCGTGCGGAACCTCTCCTACCACGTGCACAAGGAGGTGCCGGGGGCTGACAGGTACCAGGAGGCCGAGCCCAGGCCCCCGGGCAGTGCCATGGGTGCCCAGCGCCGGAGGAGGGAGGACGCCGGCTGCTTTGGTGGCAAGAAGGCCAAAG GGAAGAGGGATGGTGAGATGGACCGGAACTTTGACACTCTGGACCTACCCAAGCGGACTGAGGCTGCCAAAG GCTTCGAGCTGCTGTACCAGCCCGAGGTAGTGCGTCTCTACCTGTCCCTCCTGACGGAGAGTCGGAACTTCAACACTCTGGAGGCCGCAGCCGGTGCCCTGCAGAACCTCAGTGCCGGCAACTGGGTG TGGGCCACGTACATCCGCGCCACAGTGCGCAAGGAGCGCGGGCTGCCGGTGCTGGTGGAGCTGCTGCAGTCGGAGACCGACAAGGTGGTGCGCGCCGTCGCCATCGCCCTGCGCAACCTCTCGCTGGACCGGCGCAACAAGGACCTCATCG GGAGCTACGCCATGGCCGAGCTCGTGCGAAATGTGCGCAGCGCGCAGGCACCTGCGCAGCCCGGGGCCTGTCTGGAGGAGGACACAGTGGTGGCCGTGCTCAACACCATCCACGAGATCGTGTCTGACAGCCTGGACAACGCGCGCTCGCTGCTGCAGGCCCGCGGCGTGCCTGCGCTGGTGGCACTTGGCGCCtccag CCAATCGGTGCGCGAGGCGAAGGCCgcatcccacgtgctgcagacgGTGTGGAGTTACAAGGAGCTGCGTGGTGCTCTGCAGAGGGACGGCTGGACCAAGGCGCGCTTCCAG TCGGGTTCTGCTAATGCCAAGGGCCCCAAGGCACCACCGAGTCCCGGAGGCTTGGACGATAGCACACTGCCGCTGGTGGACAAGAGCCTGG ACGGTGAGAAGCCAGGCAGCCGGGACGTGATCCCCATGGAGGCGCTTGGCCCAG ATGGATACTCCGCCGTTGACCGGAGGGAGTGCAGGGCTCGAGGCAGTGAGCCTGCAGGGGAGGCCTCTGAGAAGGAATCGTTGAAA CCCGACCCCGGCAGGAAGGTTCCTCCTCCCGGGCCCAGCAGACCCGCAGTCAGGCTGGTGGACGCCGTGGGGGACGCTAAGCCTCAGCCTGTTGACTCCTGGGTCTAG